The proteins below come from a single Danaus plexippus chromosome 20, MEX_DaPlex, whole genome shotgun sequence genomic window:
- the LOC116774014 gene encoding larval cuticle protein A3A-like, translating to MNSKIVVFICVFGVAAASVVAPVPVARVESFPQYSYGYNVQDSLTGDYKGHQEQRNGDVVTGSYSVVDPDGTRRIVDYAADPINGFNAVVRREPLVVAAAAKVIAPAAVVPAPVVARAPVFAPAPAPLLAPRLPYYF from the exons ATGAACAGCAAG ATTGTAGTATTCATCTGCGTTTTCGGAGTGGCCGCTGCGAGCGTTGTCGCTCCAGTACCCGTTGCCCGAGTGGAATCCTTCCCTCAATACTCCTACGGTTACAATGTTCAAGATTCTCTAACTGGCGATTACAAGGGACATCAGGAGCAGAGAAATGGAGACGTCGTCACTGGCTCATACTCAGTCGTTGACCCTGATGGTACCAGAAGAATCGTCGACTACGCTGCCGATCCTATCAATGGTTTCAACGCTGTTGTACGTCGTGAACCGCTAGTAGTAGCTGCAGCAGCTAAAGTTATTGCTCCAGCTGCCGTAGTACCAGCACCTGTGGTCGCCAGAGCACCTGTTTTCGCCCCAGCCCCCGCACCCCTCCTCGCCCCCAGACTACCCTACTACTTCTAg
- the LOC116774012 gene encoding cuticle protein 18.6-like, which produces MFKLAVFSCLVALSYGSVAPAAIAAAPVYAPAARLEEFDPRPQYKFGYEVADSLTGDYKTQNEQRDGDVVLGQYSLVEPDGTRRIVDYAADPVNGFNAVVRKEPLVAAAPAVVAEAEVVPARLAAAPAVAVAEPVVAKAVAPVVAQPAPAVFAARYAVAPAARYAVAPAPVFAKYAAAPVAAAQYVAAPAARYVAAPAAQYVAAPAAQYVAAPAAQYVAPAAQYVSAPVSQYVAAPAARYVAAPAAQYLASPGVYSARYAAAPFVSARYAAPVVSYAAPPANLAVPATYAAPVAAVPAAPARLAAAPAAAAAPAKIVQGEAAGYRYP; this is translated from the exons ATGTTCAAG CTTGCAGTCTTCTCATGCTTGGTAGCATTGAGCTACGGCAGTGTTGCACCAGCAGCCATTGCAGCGGCACCTGTATACGCACCTGCAGCAAGACTGGAAGAGTTCGATCCTCGACCACAATACAAATTCGGATACGAAGTAGCTGACAGTCTCACCGGTGACTACAAAACCCAAAACGAACAGCGTGATGGAGATGTTGTGCTAGGTCAGTACTCTCTCGTGGAGCCTGATGGTACCCGTCGCATTGTTGACTACGCCGCCGACCCTGTAAACGGATTCAACGCAGTAGTACGCAAAGAACCTCTTGTTGCCGCCGCGCCGGCAGTGGTCGCTGAAGCCGAAGTAGTACCCGCTCGTCTCGCCGCTGCCCCTGCTGTGGCTGTCGCTGAACCGGTAGTTGCTAAAGCAGTCGCCCCAGTCGTTGCCCAGCCTGCCCCAGCCGTCTTTGCAGCTCGTTATGCTGTGGCTCCCGCTGCCAGATACGCCGTAGCACCTGCTCCCGTCTTCGCTAAATACGCTGCAGCTCCTGTAGCAGCTGCACAATACGTTGCTGCCCCTGCTGCTAGATACGTTGCCGCCCCTGCAGCTCAATATGTTGCTGCCCCTGCTGCCCAATATGTTGCCGCCCCTGCTGCCCAATATGTTGCCCCCGCTGCCCAATACGTTTCTGCCCCAGTCTCCCAATACGTTGCTGCCCCGGCGGCTCGTTATGTCGCCGCTCCAGCTGCTCAATACTTGGCTAGTCCAGGAGTCTACAGTGCTCGATATGCCGCTGCTCCCTTTGTTTCCGCAAGATACGCTGCTCCCGTAGTATCTTATGCCGCACCTCCAGCTAACCTTGCTGTGCCAGCTACATATGCCGCACCTGTAGCTGCCGTCCCAGCTGCCCCCGCCCGTCTTGCTGCAGCCCCAGCTGCTGCTGCTGCACCAGCGAAAATTGTCCAAGGCGAAGCCGCTGGTTACCGTTATCCTTaa